The segment TTCTGTTTCTGCTGTATATTCCTACTTTTCTATAACAGAGCTTGTGATATGCATTTACCGATAAACGTGCGTTATTTCGCACATATaaatactgtatttatttgtaaGAGAAACACGGTCAAGATATAAAATAGTGGTTTGGCTAAATTATTGACTATCGTTTCTAATTAAATCCGCCTGTCTAATGTTGAATGAAATGTGCAGACCCCAACTTCTACCCCAAAACCCCATTCGCTAGTTCACTTACAATTATTTCTTTAACTCTATAGCTCAGGTTTTTAAACACCATTATCACACAACGTGCAATGTCGTATTGTCAATCCACCCGTTATACATCAACCTATAAAATTAAGGTTTTAAGGCTTCATATCCGATactattttctctccctctctctctcttcccctaaaTGCCTCTCCTAAAAAGTAGGAGGCAATTATTAGTGGAAAATGGCGATCAGCTATTAGTCGCTAAAGCGGTACCTGCTATTGGAGGGGCACCTGGGATTGATGAGACGCAGTAGCCAATGAGACTGCGTGGAATGAATGGCCGGGCTTCAGTTAAAGGGGGCGTAAGAAGAGCTAGTGCCAGTCCACGGAGAAAGAGGGACCCTCCGCAATAAACACAGGCAAGCGAAAGAAATAAACACACAAATCGGAACAACAATCCGAGATGCTGCCAAACCCCGCTCTCTCTTCGTGTGTGTTTAAAAGCAATCAACATTCACAGTTTCCAGAGGAAAAACGCAAAGGAATCTCTTTACTTcctttgatggggatttttttggTTGTTGTTAAAAGTTAACTACCAGTGAATATAGACGTGTTCGGTAAGACGAGCTGTATAGGTTTTTTTTCTTCCTATGAGTGGATCATCGCTTTGAGCTTCGCCTGATATGGTGGTTCCATGCATGGAAGTTGTAATTTCGATAACTGAATAGACAATTGAATTGTATTTTTTCTACTTTTTTTGTTATACACACAAGCTGATTCGAACGAAATTCGCTTTGAGAGACCATGTTACTGGACGCAGGTCACCAGTTCCCCGGACTGGGAGTTGGCACGTTTGCCAGGCATCACACAGCGAGCGAGATGCAGGAGAGAGACTTGAGTTTAGCACAAAATAGCTTCGTCGACTCGGCACACATGGGTGCATTTAAACTGAACCATGATCTTTCTCCAGGACAGAGCTCTGCCTTCACCTCCCAGGCGCCCGGTTACCCCGCGGGGGCTTTGGGGGCTCATGCAGCCCATGTCACCTCGTACGCGAGTTCCCCGTTCAACACCACCAGGGACTTTCTCTTTCGCAGCCGAGGCTTCGGGGAATCATCTCCGGCGAGCAGCCAACACGCTATTTTCGGCCCCACGGCGGGGTCTCTTCATCatacccacacagacagccaaGGCCACATTCTGTTCCCCGGGATTCACGACCAGCATGGGTCCCACGGATCCCCGAATGTGCTCAATGGGCAAATGCGCCTTGGACTACCGGGCGAGGTTTTTGGGCGTTCCGACCAGTACCACCAGGTCTCCAGCCCAAGGACCGACCCTTACTCGGCCGCCCAGCTCCATAACCAGTACAGCAGCATGAATATGAACATGGGGATGAACATGGGagctcaccatcaccaccaccaccccggTGCCTTCTTTCGCTACATGCGGCAGCAGTGCATCAAGCAGGAGCTCATCTGTAAATGGATCGACCCAGAGCAGCTGAGCAACCCTAAGAAGAGTTGCAACAAAACTTTCAGCACCATGCACGAGCTGGTCACGCACGTATCCGTGGAGCATGTCGGGGGACCGGAGCAGAGCAACCACATTTGCTTTTGGGAAGAGTGCCCCCGCGAGAGCAAACCGTTTAAGGCGAAATACAAATTGGTGAATCACATTCGGGTCCACACGGGTGAGAAACCCTTCCCCTGCCCCTTCCCTGGATGTGGCAAGGTCTTCGCAAGGTCGGAAAATTTGAAGATTCACAAGCGTACACATACAGGTAATTATACGATATTTATAGCATTTTACATCTCGCAAGTATTCGTTTCGCAAATGtacactgcacattttagaattcACCATGCCAATGCGCGATGCTTTATTTCATCATAGCCAATTGTAGCCTATGGCTGCAAAAAGCGCTTTTTCTCGTCACCAAAATGCCCCAGACGATATTCAATCAATAGTGGTATTTTTAGACTGCCAAATTAGACATTCACATCTATGGTCAAAGTAGAtttagataatatatatataataatatatatatattggtctaTAGCCTAAAGTGTGAATTCGATTATCCAATAGTACCTTAATCACATAGCTGGCGAGTctggaaaaaaatagcgtttacAGTTTTGAAGAAATGAAATGTTTCGCAGCAATTTgctaaattatgtaatatgcttTTGAGGTTTTGTGGTTCGTCAACTTTAAAATGGGTCAAAGGCGAGGTTAAGGCTTCTGGCTCGCAGTGCATTGCTTGCGCGGAGTAGGCTCCTGTAGCTTAAATCTCATCAACCGGTTGAATGTTTATGCCTCGCTTCTTTTTAAGAAAATAGattctgttattttattttgtCCACTGAGAAATAATGTTTGGCTTTTTGGTTTTAGgaaatcgtttggtgtgcttacTCTTCAGGCGCATGCgagtgtgaatgtgtgtcatGGCCCTTTTCTTTTCTCAGGCAATCCATTGATACTAGGTGCTAGACGGGCCATTATCAGCCTTTCACATTTTCACTATtttctggagggggggggggcagctatGGATTTGGCCAGGTGCTAATTTCGTATTGTTTCCAATTAAATGGCGCACCCTCTGCACCAGAAGCTATTGCCCCACATGGGACGTTTTGATtatatacatttaagtcatccTGGAGCCTAATTAAGCAATTTGGATTTAATTTTTGAAGTAGGATATTACATAAATATTCTTAAGTAATTTTACATACTACTTACATTCAATTGCTGTGATTCAGAACAAATAGCCATAGGCCTAAATGTTTTACTATTTCTTAAAACCCACAATTTCCTGCATAAAAGAGAAAACGTCTGGTCCCACAAATGAAGTTAACCCTCTTTAAATTAAGTTGGTGACACAACTGAGATTTAACCGAATAGAACGCATGTGTGAGCACCACTGCATTCACTAACTTTGACGAATAGCTATATGACTTAACCCGCTACTCGTGGTTGAATGGCCATGTTATTGAACGCAACTCGTATAGTATTAGGCCTAAGGCATAGTCGTTTTGTAGGCTTTTGCTGAGGAACTGCATCTAACGTGTCTGTTTTATCCCTATTTTTATGCAGGAGAGAAACCATTCCAGTGTGAGTTTGAAGGCTGTGACAGGCGGTTTGCCAACAGCAGTGACCGAAAGAAGCACATGCATGTCCACACGTCTGACAAACCATATCTTTGCAAAATGTGTGACAAGTCCTACACACATCCCAGCTCTCTGCGAAAACACATGAAGGTAAATGGACTTTGTCTTTCACTTTCCAGCTAATATTAACACGTAGCCTAAGGCTTGTTTACGTCTTTGTTTTGCGTGCTTAGGACATGTTTTGTAGTGGATTTGGTTTTCCTCTGTTATTTAGGCCTACACAATTACCTTCCCCATCATTCCTGAAGCACTTTGAAGTCATACTTCACAATGTCCCATCATGATATCATATACAAATAGTACCTGCACTTTTTCCAGGTCCACGAAGCGGCCCCCCCTCCAGCGTCCGACTCCTCGCCTGCAGCCAGTTCTGGGTACGAGTCATCCACACCGCCCGGCTTAATCTCCCCCACCACCGAGACCCAAAGCAACAACAATCTTTCACCCGCGTCCGCAGTCCACAACAACAACGGTCACAGCAGCCTATCGTCTAATTTCAGTGAATGGTATGTTTAGGACCGAACCGAACAACGAATAACAGAACCATTGCTCAGAACCCCAACCAGCGCAGGAGATTCGGACACTCATGCACGGGGGAGAGCATGAATACTATGAACGCTTCAAAAGCATATGAATAGATTTAACACCACCAGGGAAGAGAACTCACTTaccaacagaagaaaatatgtaATATGTTCAAGGAGCATTCAATATATTTGTAAATAATTATTACACTCACTCTTTCCCATTGGTTGTGATAGATTTTTGTCGTTCTGTGGTGTATAGATGTTCCTTCAATGGTAGCTATTTCTCTAACTGGACTTTTAGTGCACATTTTACGATTCAAGTTGTATTATGATGTTATATTGTGATCCTAAGGCAAATTGATTGTAACTATACTAAACATCTATAAACTGGAAAGAGTGCCAAAGTTAACACTTAACTCAAACAGTCCACCATATTTTGCTTGTGAATGTTGGCTTATATTTTAGTTTGCTGGGCTTAACTTGTGATGTTTTGTGCTTTGCAAGTTTTAATTGTGAAATGCTATCTGGAAGATTAGACGTTGTACCGTTGGATTTTCTGTAATTTACATCCTTCCTTTTGTAAATATGCCATATTTATCCGTTTGTAATTAAATTATGGTATTTACTACAAATTAAACAATATTTATAAAGAATGTTTCTTTACTATAAATATGTACAATTATGAGCTAAACAGGGGCAGTTGTTTTGTTATGTGCTTTTGTTCAAAGTTAAAGAGGTGTTTTCTTCATTATTGTGATAAGAATTTTACTGCATACAAATATAATAAAAGTGTTGCAAGTGTTAAAAAAACATTTCCCTCTCTTGATGTCTTCATACCCAGAATAGGCACCCTAAAAAAATCCTGTTGTTTTTATGGTTATGGTTAATTACTGGCAAAAAACTGTGAACATTTTACAATAATGCACTGTTAGACCAAAATGTATTTGGAATTTATTGTAACATAGTTTaccttttaaaaaaaatgtttttactgtAACTTAAAGGTAAGTGACTGACAGTAAATTACCATAAAAAagattttttaatatttttaacAGTGAACTCTACTGGTGCCTGAAGCTGTTTCTTTGGCGGGTCATTTCAGATCAGCTTTTTCATATGAGACCTATTTTCAAAGCAGGCTATGCCCCACATTAGGTCAGATAGAGCATGCATGCTATGAGGATATGGGTTATCTGCACTATGTAAATTACATTCTGCTTCCAGTGTTGAAACAAGTATTGCTTAGGATATTGTTTCTTTATGCCCTCAGATCATTCCCAAATGTTTGGAGTTTACCTCTTAAAAACCCGTCAGCTCTATAGCACCAGGTCTTATGCATTAGTCATGGCCTGTAATTGATTTTTTATGAACATACATGGTCTGCAACTCCTGCTAATGTGGCTTGCATTTTCAATATGGCGGGCTAAATTAAAATTGCAAGATTAACGCGTAGACTAGGCCGAACCAAACCATCTCGCTGGTCACAAAACAAACATTGTGGCTGAGGTTTATTTATGCATGCTAGGCCAAATTGTAAACTCAACTAAAATGTATGTCTACTTGAAAGTAAAAAGACTCTAAATCAGGCTACTCGAACCCGCATGTTATGCAGGCTAATTTATAACTCCACCATATAGAATCGCCCATGCATCCAAATTcaatataattgttttatttaacacCTGGCAATGA is part of the Oncorhynchus gorbuscha isolate QuinsamMale2020 ecotype Even-year linkage group LG09, OgorEven_v1.0, whole genome shotgun sequence genome and harbors:
- the LOC124043726 gene encoding zinc finger protein ZIC 2-like, which translates into the protein MLLDAGHQFPGLGVGTFARHHTASEMQERDLSLAQNSFVDSAHMGAFKLNHDLSPGQSSAFTSQAPGYPAGALGAHAAHVTSYASSPFNTTRDFLFRSRGFGESSPASSQHAIFGPTAGSLHHTHTDSQGHILFPGIHDQHGSHGSPNVLNGQMRLGLPGEVFGRSDQYHQVSSPRTDPYSAAQLHNQYSSMNMNMGMNMGAHHHHHHPGAFFRYMRQQCIKQELICKWIDPEQLSNPKKSCNKTFSTMHELVTHVSVEHVGGPEQSNHICFWEECPRESKPFKAKYKLVNHIRVHTGEKPFPCPFPGCGKVFARSENLKIHKRTHTGEKPFQCEFEGCDRRFANSSDRKKHMHVHTSDKPYLCKMCDKSYTHPSSLRKHMKVHEAAPPPASDSSPAASSGYESSTPPGLISPTTETQSNNNLSPASAVHNNNGHSSLSSNFSEWYV